Proteins from one Streptomyces genisteinicus genomic window:
- a CDS encoding ABC transporter substrate-binding protein, with product MGKKKTLVGALAVVTAMTVAGCGGGGTASTETASAPTDPAKVSGTITVLTHRTDLVKDGSMEAYAAEFAKTYPKVKVKFEGLTDYEGEVKIRMNTENYGDVLMIPGAVAKNDYPKFFAPLGATDELSGTYRFSDKTDVNGKVYGIAQFGTANGFIYNKAVWEEAGVTEWPTTPQEFLAALGAIKERTGATPYYTNFKDGWPLTQWSANIGSVTCDTEANNSLAGAVSPWKQGSELNVIDTLLHDTVKGGLIEKDPSTTNWEESKNLLAKGTIGTMMLGSWSITQMQAAAETAGGSADDIGFMPFPVQKDGKFCATLTSDYQQAVNIHSEHKEAARAWIDWFTAKSGYAAEEGAVPALKADPMPDTLKAFVDNDVTFVERSEAKTGTVNAIDNAAEIGLAKQDYRQKLVDIARGAQQGSLQDYFAELDKKWDEAAKTAGS from the coding sequence ATGGGGAAGAAGAAGACCCTTGTCGGCGCACTGGCCGTCGTCACCGCGATGACCGTCGCGGGGTGCGGTGGCGGAGGCACCGCATCCACGGAGACGGCGTCGGCGCCCACCGATCCCGCGAAGGTCTCCGGCACCATCACCGTCCTGACCCACCGCACGGACCTGGTCAAGGACGGGTCGATGGAGGCCTATGCGGCCGAGTTCGCGAAGACCTACCCCAAGGTGAAGGTGAAGTTCGAGGGCCTCACCGACTACGAGGGCGAGGTCAAGATCCGGATGAACACCGAGAACTACGGTGACGTCCTGATGATCCCGGGGGCCGTCGCCAAGAACGACTACCCGAAGTTCTTCGCCCCGCTGGGCGCGACGGACGAGCTGAGCGGCACCTACCGCTTCAGCGACAAGACCGATGTGAACGGCAAGGTCTACGGCATCGCCCAGTTCGGCACCGCCAACGGCTTCATCTACAACAAGGCGGTCTGGGAGGAGGCCGGCGTCACCGAGTGGCCGACGACGCCGCAGGAGTTCCTCGCCGCGCTGGGGGCGATCAAGGAACGGACCGGTGCCACGCCCTACTACACCAACTTCAAGGACGGCTGGCCGCTGACGCAGTGGAGCGCCAACATCGGCTCGGTGACCTGTGACACCGAGGCGAACAACAGCCTCGCCGGCGCGGTCTCGCCGTGGAAGCAGGGCAGCGAGCTCAACGTCATCGACACCCTGCTGCACGACACCGTCAAGGGCGGCCTCATCGAGAAGGACCCCTCCACGACCAACTGGGAGGAGTCCAAGAACCTGCTCGCCAAGGGCACCATCGGCACCATGATGCTGGGCTCCTGGTCGATCACCCAGATGCAGGCGGCGGCCGAGACGGCGGGCGGCAGCGCCGACGACATCGGCTTCATGCCGTTCCCCGTCCAGAAGGACGGAAAGTTCTGCGCCACCCTCACCTCGGACTACCAGCAGGCCGTGAACATCCACTCCGAGCACAAGGAGGCCGCCCGCGCCTGGATCGACTGGTTCACGGCGAAGTCGGGATACGCCGCCGAGGAGGGCGCCGTGCCAGCCCTGAAGGCCGATCCCATGCCGGACACGCTGAAGGCCTTTGTTGACAACGATGTCACCTTCGTCGAGCGCTCCGAGGCGAAGACCGGCACGGTGAACGCCATCGACAACGCCGCGGAGATCGGCCTCGCCAAGCAGGACTACCGGCAGAAGCTGGTCGACATCGCACGCGGGGCTCAGCAGGGCAGTCTCCAGGACTACTTCGCCGAGCTCGACAAGAAGTGGGACGAAGCCGCGAAGACCGCCGGTTCCTGA
- a CDS encoding carbohydrate ABC transporter permease, with protein sequence MTETTDAVTAKTPAAGRRAARGPANRPQQRSARRPALQRITPWLFLLAPLALLVTFTYVPVANMVYYSFTDWDGVSPDRNFTGVDNYTQIFTRPELFRVFFVSFYYLAASAFQIAVALYFATVLSFDLRFRNLFKGILFFPYLINGVAIGFVFLYFFQDGGTLDSVLSWFGAETDHAWLGDPTSANTSLAGVSVWRFTGLNFVLFLGAIQSIPGELYEAAQLDGASRWQQFRHIIAPSIKPVLSLSIILAISGSLSVFEIPYIMTGGATGTSTFVIQTVKLAFQFNKTGLASAAAVVLLLIILLITWIQRRLVPDEKVDLV encoded by the coding sequence ATGACCGAGACGACCGACGCAGTGACCGCCAAGACTCCCGCCGCCGGCCGCCGGGCCGCCCGCGGCCCCGCGAACCGCCCGCAGCAGCGCTCCGCCCGGCGCCCGGCGCTGCAGCGGATCACCCCGTGGCTGTTCCTGCTGGCTCCGCTGGCACTGCTGGTGACGTTCACCTATGTGCCGGTGGCGAACATGGTCTACTACAGCTTCACCGACTGGGACGGGGTGAGCCCCGACCGGAACTTCACCGGCGTGGACAACTACACGCAGATCTTCACCCGGCCGGAACTGTTCCGGGTGTTCTTCGTGAGCTTCTACTACCTCGCCGCGTCCGCGTTCCAGATCGCCGTGGCGCTGTACTTCGCGACCGTGCTCAGCTTCGACCTGCGGTTCCGCAACCTGTTCAAGGGGATCCTCTTCTTCCCCTACCTGATCAACGGCGTCGCCATCGGCTTCGTGTTCCTCTACTTCTTCCAGGACGGCGGCACCCTCGACTCCGTGCTCTCCTGGTTCGGCGCGGAGACCGACCACGCCTGGCTCGGCGATCCCACCTCCGCCAACACCTCTCTCGCGGGCGTGTCCGTGTGGCGGTTCACCGGACTGAACTTCGTCCTCTTCCTGGGCGCGATCCAGTCCATCCCCGGCGAGCTCTACGAGGCGGCCCAACTGGACGGCGCCTCCCGGTGGCAGCAGTTCCGCCACATCATCGCCCCGAGCATCAAACCCGTGCTGAGCCTCAGCATCATCCTGGCGATCTCCGGCTCCCTGTCGGTGTTCGAGATCCCCTACATCATGACCGGTGGCGCGACCGGTACCTCGACCTTCGTGATCCAGACGGTGAAGCTGGCCTTCCAGTTCAACAAGACGGGCCTGGCATCGGCCGCGGCGGTCGTGCTGCTGCTGATCATCCTGCTGATCACCTGGATCCAGCGCCGCCTCGTGCCCGACGAGAAGGTGGACCTCGTATGA